One genomic region from Magallana gigas chromosome 3, xbMagGiga1.1, whole genome shotgun sequence encodes:
- the LOC105337761 gene encoding sushi, von Willebrand factor type A, EGF and pentraxin domain-containing protein 1 isoform X2, protein MPNVRFKCVFMWIFIQFGFGYGTTVYEPSFLSTWITAKAQDDHKVEFYVPFTDVENATETHLPVKVIVEVKVEDGDDYYIFNAFGSSPRDDDATEKYGGVIYFYNASGVLIFLPEKFENDPLDIKKDDGKTVYLGTVDRWYHPLSNREQSIKREYTDAFVRVKMWRRNDMPPDFDSGFQYNLNTLTTMSTATTDQPMETITYLEIPFTNMTSAPDMVVVQAKPPGRFDELRGLVSEGNGMPACLRCGSDAGGLAFAYNTTHVRVWVKLNHPITSAADGWGDRHYQDKQRLVSHEAAVRVLAWTFDNAPNRCRWTWNERTTINDASQDTPRMIFPGTKNPTEFLVLVTISPLNGPNHGFQFYGAGSVVTSGDYNPDKPSRYSGLIFGYNQYGVFVWRVRPTTTSYTFDIDEPWGGGKEQHQTNDVEIGIYVFGLMSRNSCNTTDLAVMNGYLNPSLLQPCENEAVVCNFGYHIENETHTVARCNLLALWNSNVPQCIETLCPDEIDPPNGIVLEKNLSVNGVIQYACNERFNISAGNLNRTCFPNGTWSGILPTCSEIRCPSLLDPINGAVNISGTLIDGVATFSCNPGFTLTDGSLTRTCAPNGSWTGTSAECSEIFCPWIAVQDNVIVGYHRDAAHNISVNTTAFFACQPGFSLSSYETITCLITGDWSADSPVCNEIFCPPVNASANSEMVISNHSVNSTLTYSCIDGFEHTFGNLHRTCLLDGTWSGDPPNCSEIFCPGLYHPLNGKAVAEQTSINSQAIYSCDTGFNHTGGDLTRTCQLNGTWSGEPAICSEIFCTDIQTFENGDVTYSVVISSSSGVPINSTASFSCDAGFRLSLDLNITCLVTGSWSEAPPVCSEILCPNVTDPGNGRVESIDNKVNGSLLYSCNTDFEVTSGNLSRVCTLNGTWSGGPPICSDITCLALPFPDNGRIDVSTQDPTLNTLYYPMGSQSSYAIGTQASYACNPGFNPSRSDLTRTCLNNGTWDGNSVTCDEIFCPPLTISASTIMNLSTGVSKTNSMDISVNTSATFSCKPGFRLNDSSSLLCQIDGTWNGTLPNCSEIYCPDLETPPNSTLTSIDKSVNGTAQFVCNKGYQQTNGSLQQKCLATGKWSGIELVCKAIGDCLCPCDFVTVPKYTNVSDVRLIQKIEKMQKELVVLKNQTSAALRKKICIKDFRPSTNASGAVWVVFLIVLAGLIIIPDMLKAIRYILLNFFQNGHSYHRRFHKS, encoded by the exons atgCCAAACGTGCGATTCAAATGTGTATTCATGTGGATTTTCATACAGTTTG GGTTTGGATATGGAACGACAGTGTATGAACCTTCATTCTTAAGTACATGGATAACAGCAAAGGCACAAGATGATCACAAGGTCGAGTTTTACGTGCCCTTCACGGATGTAGAGAACGCAACTGAGACCCATTTACCGGTCAAGGTCATTGTGGAGGTCAAGGTTGAAGATGGCGATGACTATTACATATTCAACGCCTTTGGTTCGTCTCCTAGAGATGATGACGCAACTGAAAAATATGGAGGTGTTATTTATTTCTACAATGCAAGCGGTGTTCTGATCTTTTTACCCGAGAAGTTTGAGAACGATCCACTTGATATAAAGAAAGACGACGGGAAAACGGTCTATCTCG GTACAGTCGACAGGTGGTATCATCCGCTATCGAATAGAGAACAGTCTATTAAAAGAGAATATACCGACGCCTTTGTTCGAGTCAAAATGTGGCGACGAAATGACATGCCTCCAGATTTTGATTCTGGTTTTCAGTATAACCTGAATACATTGACGACCATGTCTACAGCAACAACAGATC aaCCGATGGAAACAATAACCTATTTAGAAATTCCCTTTACTAATATGACGTCAGCTCCTGATATGGTAGTGGTACAAGCGAAACCTCCAGGGAGATTTGATGAACTTCGCGGGCTGGTTTCTGAAGGAAATG GAATGCCTGCTTGTTTACGCTGTGGTAGTGATGCAGGAGGCTTGGCTTTTGCGTACAACACAACTCATGTCAGAGTCTgggtaaaattaaatc atcCTATTACAAGTGCCGCAGATGGATGGGGTGATAGACATTATCAAGACAAACAACGCTTGGTTTCTCACGAAGCCGCTGTTAGAGTTCTGGCCTGGACTTTTGATAACGCCCCGAACAGATGTCGATGGACCTGGAACGAAAGAACTACAATCAATGACGCGTCACAGGACACTCCAAGGATGATATTTCCGGGCACAAAAAATCCTACGGAATTTCTTGTCCTTGTTACA ATCAGTCCTTTAAACGGTCCAAATCACGGTTTCCAGTTTTATGGAGCTGGTTCCGTGGTTACTTCCGGTGATTATAACCCGGACAAACCAAGCAGATACAGTGGGTTGATATTTGGGTACAATCAGTATGGAGTCTTCGTCTGGAGAGTCAGACCAACAACTACATCGTATACCTTTGATATTGATGAACCGTGGGGAGGGGGCAAGGAACAACATCAAACAAATGACGTGGAGATAGGCATCTACGTATTCGGACTGATGTCCAGAA ATTCATGCAACACCACAGATTTGGCTGTGATGAATGGATACTTAAACCCAAGTTTATTACAACCATGTGAGAATGAGGCTGTCGTCTGCAACTTTGGATATCACATTGAAAACGAGACCCATACGGTTGCGCGCTGTAATCTACTCGCACTCTGGAATAGCAATGTACCTCAGTGTATAG aaacactCTGCCCAGATGAAATTGATCCGCCAAATGGAATTGTTTTGGAAAAGAATTTATCAGTGAACGGGGTCATACAATATGCATGTAACGAAAGATTCAATATTTCGGCGGGAAATTTGAACAGGACGTGTTTCCCAAACGGAACGTGGAGTGGTATTCTTCCGACATGTTCAG aaattcgttGTCCTTCACTGTTGGATCCAATCAATGGCGCTGTTAATATAAGCGGAACATTAATTGATGGGGTAGCTACTTTTAGCTGTAATCCGGGATTTACCTTGACGGATGGAAGTTTGACACGAACCTGTGCACCTAACGGTTCATGGACTGGCACATCGGCCGAGTGTTCAG aaatattttgtccATGGATCGCCGTTCAAGATAACGTTATTGTTGGGTACCATAGAGACGCAGCGCATAATATTTCCGTCAACACAACAGCTTTCTTTGCATGCCAGCCGGGATTTTCATTATCGTCATACGAAACCATCACCTGTTTAATTACCGGAGATTGGTCCGCAGACTCACCAGTGTGTAACG AAATCTTTTGCCCGCCCGTCAATGCCTCAGCAAATAGCGAAATGGTGATTAGCAATCACTCTGTTAATAGCACTCTTACATATTCTTGTATTGATGGTTTCGAACACACGTTCGGAAATCTACATCGAACGTGCCTGTTGGACGGTACATGGAGCGGGGATCCGCCAAATTGTTCGG AAATATTCTGTCCGGGGCTATATCATCCGCTAAATGGAAAAGCTGTCGCAGAACAAACCTCTATCAACAGTCAAGCAATTTACTCATGTGACACAGGATTCAATCATACCGGGGGCGATTTGACTCGTACCTGTCAGCTGAACGGAACCTGGAGTGGAGAACCAGCAATATGTAGTG aGATATTTTGTACAGATATTCAAACTTTCGAAAACGGTGACGTGACATATAGTGTTGTAATATCTTCATCTTCTGGTGTTCCTATTAATAGCACTGCATCCTTTTCATGTGACGCGGGATTTAGATTATCACTTGATTTAAACATAACATGTCTCGTCACCGGAAGTTGGTCCGAAGCTCCACCTGTGTGTTCCG AAATCCTTTGTCCAAATGTAACCGACCCTGGAAATGGGAGGGTGGAGAGTATAGACAACAAGGTGAATGGGAGCTTACTTTATAGTTGTAACACAGACTTTGAAGTAACGTCTGGAAATCTGAGTCGAGTCTGTACGCTGAATGGTACCTGGAGCGGAGGACCACCTATATGTTCGG ATATCACCTGCTTGGCGTTACCTTTCCCTGACAATGGCAGAATTGATGTGTCAACACAAGACCCCACTTTGAATACACTTTACTACCCTATGGGAAGTCAATCGTCCTACGCCATCGGAACCCAAGCTTCTTACGCCTGTAACCCCGGGTTCAATCCTTCCAGGAGCGATTTGACTCGCACCTGTTTGAATAATGGAACATGGGATGGAAATTCCGTCACGTGTGATG AAATATTCTGTCCGCCGCTAACTATTTCGGCATCGACCATTATGAATTTGTCAACAGGCGTTTCTAAAACGAACTCGATGGACATTTCTGTAAACACAAGCGCCACGTTTTCCTGTAAGCCAGGGTTTCGGTTAAATGATAGTAGTTCCCTTCTCTGTCAAATAGATGGAACTTGGAACGGGACACTTCCGAATTGTTCAG AAATATACTGCCCTGATCTTGAAACGCCCCCAAATAGCACGTTAACAAGTATAGATAAGTCTGTAAATGGGACTGCGCAGTTCGTTTGCAATAAGGGTTACCAGCAAACGAACGGAAGTTTACAGCAAAAGTGCTTGGCGACCGGAAAATGGAGTGGAATCGAGCTTGTATGTAAAG CTATCGGTGATTGTTTGTGCCCTTGTGATTTTGTGACCGTACCAAAATACACAAACGTTAGCGATGTGAGGCTCATTCAGAAAATTGAAAAGATGCAGAAAGAATTGGTGGTTCTAAAGAATCAAACTTCGGCGGCTTTAAGGAAGAAGATCTGCATTAAAGATTTCCGACCTTCCACGAATGCTTCTGGTGCCGTCTGGGTAGTATTTCTCATCGTGCTGGCTGGGTTGATTATCATTCCGGACATGTTAAAAGCTATTCGGTACATATTGttaaacttttttcaaaatggaCATTCCTATCATAGACGTTTTCACAAAAGCTAA
- the LOC105337761 gene encoding sushi, von Willebrand factor type A, EGF and pentraxin domain-containing protein 1 isoform X1 — translation MPNVRFKCVFMWIFIQFAGFGYGTTVYEPSFLSTWITAKAQDDHKVEFYVPFTDVENATETHLPVKVIVEVKVEDGDDYYIFNAFGSSPRDDDATEKYGGVIYFYNASGVLIFLPEKFENDPLDIKKDDGKTVYLGTVDRWYHPLSNREQSIKREYTDAFVRVKMWRRNDMPPDFDSGFQYNLNTLTTMSTATTDQPMETITYLEIPFTNMTSAPDMVVVQAKPPGRFDELRGLVSEGNGMPACLRCGSDAGGLAFAYNTTHVRVWVKLNHPITSAADGWGDRHYQDKQRLVSHEAAVRVLAWTFDNAPNRCRWTWNERTTINDASQDTPRMIFPGTKNPTEFLVLVTISPLNGPNHGFQFYGAGSVVTSGDYNPDKPSRYSGLIFGYNQYGVFVWRVRPTTTSYTFDIDEPWGGGKEQHQTNDVEIGIYVFGLMSRNSCNTTDLAVMNGYLNPSLLQPCENEAVVCNFGYHIENETHTVARCNLLALWNSNVPQCIETLCPDEIDPPNGIVLEKNLSVNGVIQYACNERFNISAGNLNRTCFPNGTWSGILPTCSEIRCPSLLDPINGAVNISGTLIDGVATFSCNPGFTLTDGSLTRTCAPNGSWTGTSAECSEIFCPWIAVQDNVIVGYHRDAAHNISVNTTAFFACQPGFSLSSYETITCLITGDWSADSPVCNEIFCPPVNASANSEMVISNHSVNSTLTYSCIDGFEHTFGNLHRTCLLDGTWSGDPPNCSEIFCPGLYHPLNGKAVAEQTSINSQAIYSCDTGFNHTGGDLTRTCQLNGTWSGEPAICSEIFCTDIQTFENGDVTYSVVISSSSGVPINSTASFSCDAGFRLSLDLNITCLVTGSWSEAPPVCSEILCPNVTDPGNGRVESIDNKVNGSLLYSCNTDFEVTSGNLSRVCTLNGTWSGGPPICSDITCLALPFPDNGRIDVSTQDPTLNTLYYPMGSQSSYAIGTQASYACNPGFNPSRSDLTRTCLNNGTWDGNSVTCDEIFCPPLTISASTIMNLSTGVSKTNSMDISVNTSATFSCKPGFRLNDSSSLLCQIDGTWNGTLPNCSEIYCPDLETPPNSTLTSIDKSVNGTAQFVCNKGYQQTNGSLQQKCLATGKWSGIELVCKAIGDCLCPCDFVTVPKYTNVSDVRLIQKIEKMQKELVVLKNQTSAALRKKICIKDFRPSTNASGAVWVVFLIVLAGLIIIPDMLKAIRYILLNFFQNGHSYHRRFHKS, via the exons atgCCAAACGTGCGATTCAAATGTGTATTCATGTGGATTTTCATACAGTTTG CAGGGTTTGGATATGGAACGACAGTGTATGAACCTTCATTCTTAAGTACATGGATAACAGCAAAGGCACAAGATGATCACAAGGTCGAGTTTTACGTGCCCTTCACGGATGTAGAGAACGCAACTGAGACCCATTTACCGGTCAAGGTCATTGTGGAGGTCAAGGTTGAAGATGGCGATGACTATTACATATTCAACGCCTTTGGTTCGTCTCCTAGAGATGATGACGCAACTGAAAAATATGGAGGTGTTATTTATTTCTACAATGCAAGCGGTGTTCTGATCTTTTTACCCGAGAAGTTTGAGAACGATCCACTTGATATAAAGAAAGACGACGGGAAAACGGTCTATCTCG GTACAGTCGACAGGTGGTATCATCCGCTATCGAATAGAGAACAGTCTATTAAAAGAGAATATACCGACGCCTTTGTTCGAGTCAAAATGTGGCGACGAAATGACATGCCTCCAGATTTTGATTCTGGTTTTCAGTATAACCTGAATACATTGACGACCATGTCTACAGCAACAACAGATC aaCCGATGGAAACAATAACCTATTTAGAAATTCCCTTTACTAATATGACGTCAGCTCCTGATATGGTAGTGGTACAAGCGAAACCTCCAGGGAGATTTGATGAACTTCGCGGGCTGGTTTCTGAAGGAAATG GAATGCCTGCTTGTTTACGCTGTGGTAGTGATGCAGGAGGCTTGGCTTTTGCGTACAACACAACTCATGTCAGAGTCTgggtaaaattaaatc atcCTATTACAAGTGCCGCAGATGGATGGGGTGATAGACATTATCAAGACAAACAACGCTTGGTTTCTCACGAAGCCGCTGTTAGAGTTCTGGCCTGGACTTTTGATAACGCCCCGAACAGATGTCGATGGACCTGGAACGAAAGAACTACAATCAATGACGCGTCACAGGACACTCCAAGGATGATATTTCCGGGCACAAAAAATCCTACGGAATTTCTTGTCCTTGTTACA ATCAGTCCTTTAAACGGTCCAAATCACGGTTTCCAGTTTTATGGAGCTGGTTCCGTGGTTACTTCCGGTGATTATAACCCGGACAAACCAAGCAGATACAGTGGGTTGATATTTGGGTACAATCAGTATGGAGTCTTCGTCTGGAGAGTCAGACCAACAACTACATCGTATACCTTTGATATTGATGAACCGTGGGGAGGGGGCAAGGAACAACATCAAACAAATGACGTGGAGATAGGCATCTACGTATTCGGACTGATGTCCAGAA ATTCATGCAACACCACAGATTTGGCTGTGATGAATGGATACTTAAACCCAAGTTTATTACAACCATGTGAGAATGAGGCTGTCGTCTGCAACTTTGGATATCACATTGAAAACGAGACCCATACGGTTGCGCGCTGTAATCTACTCGCACTCTGGAATAGCAATGTACCTCAGTGTATAG aaacactCTGCCCAGATGAAATTGATCCGCCAAATGGAATTGTTTTGGAAAAGAATTTATCAGTGAACGGGGTCATACAATATGCATGTAACGAAAGATTCAATATTTCGGCGGGAAATTTGAACAGGACGTGTTTCCCAAACGGAACGTGGAGTGGTATTCTTCCGACATGTTCAG aaattcgttGTCCTTCACTGTTGGATCCAATCAATGGCGCTGTTAATATAAGCGGAACATTAATTGATGGGGTAGCTACTTTTAGCTGTAATCCGGGATTTACCTTGACGGATGGAAGTTTGACACGAACCTGTGCACCTAACGGTTCATGGACTGGCACATCGGCCGAGTGTTCAG aaatattttgtccATGGATCGCCGTTCAAGATAACGTTATTGTTGGGTACCATAGAGACGCAGCGCATAATATTTCCGTCAACACAACAGCTTTCTTTGCATGCCAGCCGGGATTTTCATTATCGTCATACGAAACCATCACCTGTTTAATTACCGGAGATTGGTCCGCAGACTCACCAGTGTGTAACG AAATCTTTTGCCCGCCCGTCAATGCCTCAGCAAATAGCGAAATGGTGATTAGCAATCACTCTGTTAATAGCACTCTTACATATTCTTGTATTGATGGTTTCGAACACACGTTCGGAAATCTACATCGAACGTGCCTGTTGGACGGTACATGGAGCGGGGATCCGCCAAATTGTTCGG AAATATTCTGTCCGGGGCTATATCATCCGCTAAATGGAAAAGCTGTCGCAGAACAAACCTCTATCAACAGTCAAGCAATTTACTCATGTGACACAGGATTCAATCATACCGGGGGCGATTTGACTCGTACCTGTCAGCTGAACGGAACCTGGAGTGGAGAACCAGCAATATGTAGTG aGATATTTTGTACAGATATTCAAACTTTCGAAAACGGTGACGTGACATATAGTGTTGTAATATCTTCATCTTCTGGTGTTCCTATTAATAGCACTGCATCCTTTTCATGTGACGCGGGATTTAGATTATCACTTGATTTAAACATAACATGTCTCGTCACCGGAAGTTGGTCCGAAGCTCCACCTGTGTGTTCCG AAATCCTTTGTCCAAATGTAACCGACCCTGGAAATGGGAGGGTGGAGAGTATAGACAACAAGGTGAATGGGAGCTTACTTTATAGTTGTAACACAGACTTTGAAGTAACGTCTGGAAATCTGAGTCGAGTCTGTACGCTGAATGGTACCTGGAGCGGAGGACCACCTATATGTTCGG ATATCACCTGCTTGGCGTTACCTTTCCCTGACAATGGCAGAATTGATGTGTCAACACAAGACCCCACTTTGAATACACTTTACTACCCTATGGGAAGTCAATCGTCCTACGCCATCGGAACCCAAGCTTCTTACGCCTGTAACCCCGGGTTCAATCCTTCCAGGAGCGATTTGACTCGCACCTGTTTGAATAATGGAACATGGGATGGAAATTCCGTCACGTGTGATG AAATATTCTGTCCGCCGCTAACTATTTCGGCATCGACCATTATGAATTTGTCAACAGGCGTTTCTAAAACGAACTCGATGGACATTTCTGTAAACACAAGCGCCACGTTTTCCTGTAAGCCAGGGTTTCGGTTAAATGATAGTAGTTCCCTTCTCTGTCAAATAGATGGAACTTGGAACGGGACACTTCCGAATTGTTCAG AAATATACTGCCCTGATCTTGAAACGCCCCCAAATAGCACGTTAACAAGTATAGATAAGTCTGTAAATGGGACTGCGCAGTTCGTTTGCAATAAGGGTTACCAGCAAACGAACGGAAGTTTACAGCAAAAGTGCTTGGCGACCGGAAAATGGAGTGGAATCGAGCTTGTATGTAAAG CTATCGGTGATTGTTTGTGCCCTTGTGATTTTGTGACCGTACCAAAATACACAAACGTTAGCGATGTGAGGCTCATTCAGAAAATTGAAAAGATGCAGAAAGAATTGGTGGTTCTAAAGAATCAAACTTCGGCGGCTTTAAGGAAGAAGATCTGCATTAAAGATTTCCGACCTTCCACGAATGCTTCTGGTGCCGTCTGGGTAGTATTTCTCATCGTGCTGGCTGGGTTGATTATCATTCCGGACATGTTAAAAGCTATTCGGTACATATTGttaaacttttttcaaaatggaCATTCCTATCATAGACGTTTTCACAAAAGCTAA